A window of the Salvelinus alpinus chromosome 3, SLU_Salpinus.1, whole genome shotgun sequence genome harbors these coding sequences:
- the LOC139571454 gene encoding polycomb group RING finger protein 5-B-like isoform X1: MATRRTPLVQTSLVKDFNHFITCYLCRGYLIKPTTVTECLHTFCKSCIIQHFEDSNDCPKCGIQVHETNPLEMLRLDNTLEEIIFKLVPGLREKEGQQEIDFWRKNKSKEISQGEGLVSKKLGLSDEDGDEDDQDYHRSDPQIAICLDCLHNNGYAADNTVKCLMKKFIHCSSRVTVGTIKKFLSLKLKLSSSCEVRPLQLFLYIYFMAVPLDVIR, from the exons ATGGCCACTCGGAGGACACCCTTGGTCCAAACCAGCTTGGTCAAAGACTTTAACCACTTCATTACCTGCTACCTGTGCAGAGGTTACCTGATCAAACCCACCACGGTCACTGAGTGCCTGCACACat TTTGTAAGAGCTGCATCATCCAGCACTTTGAAGACAGTAATGACTGTCCCAAATGTGGCATTCAAGTCCACGAAACGAACCCTCTAGAGATGCTAAG GTTGGACAATACTCTTGAGGAAATCATTTTCAAGCTTGTGCCTGGATTACGAGAAA AAGAGGGACAGCAGGAGATTGATTTCTGGAGGAAGAATAAGTCAAAAGAAATTTCACAAG GAGAGGGCCTTGTGTCTAAGAAGCTTGGGCTCAGTGATGAGGATGGGGATGAAGATGACCAGGATTACCACAGGAGCGACCCCCAGATAGCCATCTGCCTCGACTGTCTCCACAACAATGGCTATGCTGCAGACAACACAgtgaag TGTTTAATGAAGAAGTTCATTCATTGCTCTAGTCGAGTCACGGTGGGAACCATCAAGAAGTTTCTCAGTCTAAAGTTAAAGCTTTCTAGCTCTTGTGAGGTAAGACCGCTACaactgtttttatatatatattttatggctgttccactggatgtcataaggtga
- the LOC139571454 gene encoding polycomb group RING finger protein 5-B-like isoform X3, translating to MATRRTPLVQTSLVKDFNHFITCYLCRGYLIKPTTVTECLHTFCKSCIIQHFEDSNDCPKCGIQVHETNPLEMLRLDNTLEEIIFKLVPGLREKEGQQEIDFWRKNKSKEISQGEGLVSKKLGLSDEDGDEDDQDYHRSDPQIAICLDCLHNNGYAADNTVKCLMKKFIHCSSRVTVGTIKKFLSLKLKLSSSCERRVLGD from the exons ATGGCCACTCGGAGGACACCCTTGGTCCAAACCAGCTTGGTCAAAGACTTTAACCACTTCATTACCTGCTACCTGTGCAGAGGTTACCTGATCAAACCCACCACGGTCACTGAGTGCCTGCACACat TTTGTAAGAGCTGCATCATCCAGCACTTTGAAGACAGTAATGACTGTCCCAAATGTGGCATTCAAGTCCACGAAACGAACCCTCTAGAGATGCTAAG GTTGGACAATACTCTTGAGGAAATCATTTTCAAGCTTGTGCCTGGATTACGAGAAA AAGAGGGACAGCAGGAGATTGATTTCTGGAGGAAGAATAAGTCAAAAGAAATTTCACAAG GAGAGGGCCTTGTGTCTAAGAAGCTTGGGCTCAGTGATGAGGATGGGGATGAAGATGACCAGGATTACCACAGGAGCGACCCCCAGATAGCCATCTGCCTCGACTGTCTCCACAACAATGGCTATGCTGCAGACAACACAgtgaag TGTTTAATGAAGAAGTTCATTCATTGCTCTAGTCGAGTCACGGTGGGAACCATCAAGAAGTTTCTCAGTCTAAAGTTAAAGCTTTCTAGCTCTTGTGAG